Proteins encoded together in one Carya illinoinensis cultivar Pawnee chromosome 3, C.illinoinensisPawnee_v1, whole genome shotgun sequence window:
- the LOC122302240 gene encoding uncharacterized protein At2g33490 isoform X7, giving the protein MQEMRNCYDSILSAAAATTNSAYEFSESLREMGACLLEKTVLHDNKESGEVLLMLGKVQFELQKLVDSYRSHIISTITNPSESLLNELRTVEAPGVRNNVPINPGGAQALGKEFLANAPWEMKIQCDEKRDVYEYMMAQQREKGRSKSGKGENFTVQQLHAAHEEYTEEANLCVFRLKSLKQGQSRSLLTQAARHHAAQLNFFRRGLKSLEAVEPHVRWVTEQQHIDYQFSGLEDDDVEDGEDGEDDGENSYSAGELSFDYRRNRQGLDGVSRSSIELITQVDEAGLTFPQALTKENAEMNLDKSQDDLRISSREPRVGSHSAPISTEKFDPVEKVINMQPSSTRRPNTYVLPTPVDAKASSSSRTSTSVPQLMPSGRTHNLWHSSPLEDKKHEKDSGDGVSVLKESNINNTPIVLPPPLAQGISLSQLETVNASDSSKIKRQAFSGPLIGKPGSTKPVLSSSGPIASAELPQVVSGMLSRLPIPQPLSPKVSPSASPPLVSSPKISELHELPRPPGNLASKPAKSHGLLGHSAPLSFRNQEPFGINKIPLEASIAASPLPVPPLIVPRSFSIPSSGQRAMAIQVTKLLDSPQVSGKAEEVASPPLTPISLSKR; this is encoded by the exons ATGCAAGAGATGAGAAATTGCTATGATAGCATACTCTCTGCAGCAGCTGCTACAACAAATAGTGCATATG AATTCTCAGAATCACTGCGAGAAATGGGTGCTTGTCTGCTGGAGAAGACTGTATTACATGATAACAAAGAAAGTG GTGAAGTTTTGCTAATGTTGGGGAAAGTGCAGTTTGAACTTCAAAAACTTGTTGATAGCTAT CGCTCTCATATAATCTCAACAATCACAAACCCTTCGGAGTCTCTTCTTAATGAACTTCGAACTGTTGAG gcacCGGGTGTTAGGAACAACGTCCCGATTAATCctgggggtgcacaggcccttggcaaggagtttcTTGCAAAtgcaccttgg GAGATGAAGATACAATGCGATGAAAAGAG AGATGTATATGAATACATGATGGCACAGcagagagaaaaaggaagatCGAAGAGTGGGAAAGGTGAAAACTTTACTGTACAGCAACTGCACGCAGCTCATGAGGAATATACCGAGGAGGCCAATCTATGTGTTTTCCGGTTGAAATCTCTTAAGCAAGGGCAATCTCGAAGTCTTCTAACACAAGCAGCTCGTCACCATGCGGCTCAG TTGAATTTCTTTCGGAGGGGACTCAAATCACTTGAGGCTGTTGAGCCACATGTTAGATGGGTTACAGAACAGCAACATATTGATTACCAGTTCAGTGGACTTGAAGATGATGATGTGGAAGATGGTGAAGATGGTGAGGATGATGGCGAGAATAGCTATAGTGCTGGGGAATTGAGTTTTGACTATAGACGAAATAGGCAGGGGCTTGATGGTGTTTCCAGGAGTTCAATTGAG CTGATTACACAGGTAGATGAAGCCGGCCTTACGTTTCCCCAAGCTTTGACTAAGGAAAATGCAGAG ATGAATCTTGACAAAAGCCAAGATGATCTCAGAATCTCAAGTAGAGAACCTAGAGTGGGTAGCCATTCGGCCCCAATATCTACAGAAAAGTTTGATCCagttgaaaaagtaataaatatgcAACCTTCATCTACTCGGAGGCCTAACACATATGTGTTGCCCACACCAGTTGATGCAAAGGCTTCAAGTTCATCAAGAACAAGTACTTCAGTTCCCCAGTTGATGCCAAGTGGACGCACCCACAATTTGTGGCATTCTTCCCCATTGGAAGATAAGAAGCATGAGAAGGATTCTGGTGATGGTGTGTCTGTCCTCAAAGAGAGCAACATTAATAATACCCCCATTGTGCTACCCCCTCCTTTGGCGCAGGGAATTTCACTTTCTCAGCTCGAGACAGTTAATGCTTCTGACAGTAGCAAAATCAAGCGACAAGCTTTTTCTGGCCCATTAATTGGTAAGCCGGGGTCAACAAAGCCTGTTTTATCTTCTAGTGGTCCCATTGCATCTGCTGAATTGCCCCAAGTAGTTTCTGGAATGCTTTCTCGGTTGCCAATTCCTCAGCCTTTATCTCCAAAAGTATCCCCAAGTGCTTCACCACCCCTTGTGTCTTCGCCCAAGATAAGTGAACTTCACGAGCTTCCTAGACCCCCAGGTAATCTAGCCTCCAAGCCGGCAAAATCTCATGGTTTACTGGGGCACTCTGCTCCATTGTCCTTCAGAAATCAGGAGCCAtttggaataaataaaattccttTGGAGGCGTCAATTGCGGCTTCTCCACTTCCAGTCCCACCATTAATTGTCCCTCGGAGTTTCTCTATACCCTCAAGTGGTCAGAGAGCGATGGCAATACAAGTCACAAAGCTTTTGGATTCTCCCCAAGTTTCAGGCAAGGCTGAAGAAGTTGCTTCACCTCCATTAACACCCATTTCCCTGTCAAAACGTTAA
- the LOC122302240 gene encoding uncharacterized protein At2g33490 isoform X2 gives MIFLSLSLSLCDLLRVVLTHKERAFFFFFFLSSIFFFNVVEVIEFKRPIPLHPWLLEGSGEMKSSLGKLRRLALHKNDAKEKTGFLPSAHLDELAQAAKDMQEMRNCYDSILSAAAATTNSAYEFSESLREMGACLLEKTVLHDNKESGEVLLMLGKVQFELQKLVDSYRSHIISTITNPSESLLNELRTVEAPGVRNNVPINPGGAQALGKEFLANAPWEMKIQCDEKRDVYEYMMAQQREKGRSKSGKGENFTVQQLHAAHEEYTEEANLCVFRLKSLKQGQSRSLLTQAARHHAAQLNFFRRGLKSLEAVEPHVRWVTEQQHIDYQFSGLEDDDVEDGEDGEDDGENSYSAGELSFDYRRNRQGLDGVSRSSIELITQVDEAGLTFPQALTKENAEMNLDKSQDDLRISSREPRVGSHSAPISTEKFDPVEKVINMQPSSTRRPNTYVLPTPVDAKASSSSRTSTSVPQLMPSGRTHNLWHSSPLEDKKHEKDSGDGVSVLKESNINNTPIVLPPPLAQGISLSQLETVNASDSSKIKRQAFSGPLIGKPGSTKPVLSSSGPIASAELPQVVSGMLSRLPIPQPLSPKVSPSASPPLVSSPKISELHELPRPPGNLASKPAKSHGLLGHSAPLSFRNQEPFGINKIPLEASIAASPLPVPPLIVPRSFSIPSSGQRAMAIQVTKLLDSPQVSGKAEEVASPPLTPISLSKR, from the exons AtgattttcctctctctctctctctctctctgtgatctGTTACGAGTCGTTTTGACCCACAAAGAGCgagcttttttcttcttcttctttctttcctccATATTCTTCTTCAATGTGGTAGAAGTTATCGAATTTAAAAGGCCCATACCACTCCACCCGTGGCTTTTGGAG GGTTCGGGGGAAATGAAGTCCTCGTTGGGGAAGCTTCGCAGATTGGCACTGCACAAGAACGATGCCAAGGAGAAGACGGGATTTCTACCGTCTGCACACTTGGATGAGCTCGCTCAGGCTGCAAAG GACATGCAAGAGATGAGAAATTGCTATGATAGCATACTCTCTGCAGCAGCTGCTACAACAAATAGTGCATATG AATTCTCAGAATCACTGCGAGAAATGGGTGCTTGTCTGCTGGAGAAGACTGTATTACATGATAACAAAGAAAGTG GTGAAGTTTTGCTAATGTTGGGGAAAGTGCAGTTTGAACTTCAAAAACTTGTTGATAGCTAT CGCTCTCATATAATCTCAACAATCACAAACCCTTCGGAGTCTCTTCTTAATGAACTTCGAACTGTTGAG gcacCGGGTGTTAGGAACAACGTCCCGATTAATCctgggggtgcacaggcccttggcaaggagtttcTTGCAAAtgcaccttgg GAGATGAAGATACAATGCGATGAAAAGAG AGATGTATATGAATACATGATGGCACAGcagagagaaaaaggaagatCGAAGAGTGGGAAAGGTGAAAACTTTACTGTACAGCAACTGCACGCAGCTCATGAGGAATATACCGAGGAGGCCAATCTATGTGTTTTCCGGTTGAAATCTCTTAAGCAAGGGCAATCTCGAAGTCTTCTAACACAAGCAGCTCGTCACCATGCGGCTCAG TTGAATTTCTTTCGGAGGGGACTCAAATCACTTGAGGCTGTTGAGCCACATGTTAGATGGGTTACAGAACAGCAACATATTGATTACCAGTTCAGTGGACTTGAAGATGATGATGTGGAAGATGGTGAAGATGGTGAGGATGATGGCGAGAATAGCTATAGTGCTGGGGAATTGAGTTTTGACTATAGACGAAATAGGCAGGGGCTTGATGGTGTTTCCAGGAGTTCAATTGAG CTGATTACACAGGTAGATGAAGCCGGCCTTACGTTTCCCCAAGCTTTGACTAAGGAAAATGCAGAG ATGAATCTTGACAAAAGCCAAGATGATCTCAGAATCTCAAGTAGAGAACCTAGAGTGGGTAGCCATTCGGCCCCAATATCTACAGAAAAGTTTGATCCagttgaaaaagtaataaatatgcAACCTTCATCTACTCGGAGGCCTAACACATATGTGTTGCCCACACCAGTTGATGCAAAGGCTTCAAGTTCATCAAGAACAAGTACTTCAGTTCCCCAGTTGATGCCAAGTGGACGCACCCACAATTTGTGGCATTCTTCCCCATTGGAAGATAAGAAGCATGAGAAGGATTCTGGTGATGGTGTGTCTGTCCTCAAAGAGAGCAACATTAATAATACCCCCATTGTGCTACCCCCTCCTTTGGCGCAGGGAATTTCACTTTCTCAGCTCGAGACAGTTAATGCTTCTGACAGTAGCAAAATCAAGCGACAAGCTTTTTCTGGCCCATTAATTGGTAAGCCGGGGTCAACAAAGCCTGTTTTATCTTCTAGTGGTCCCATTGCATCTGCTGAATTGCCCCAAGTAGTTTCTGGAATGCTTTCTCGGTTGCCAATTCCTCAGCCTTTATCTCCAAAAGTATCCCCAAGTGCTTCACCACCCCTTGTGTCTTCGCCCAAGATAAGTGAACTTCACGAGCTTCCTAGACCCCCAGGTAATCTAGCCTCCAAGCCGGCAAAATCTCATGGTTTACTGGGGCACTCTGCTCCATTGTCCTTCAGAAATCAGGAGCCAtttggaataaataaaattccttTGGAGGCGTCAATTGCGGCTTCTCCACTTCCAGTCCCACCATTAATTGTCCCTCGGAGTTTCTCTATACCCTCAAGTGGTCAGAGAGCGATGGCAATACAAGTCACAAAGCTTTTGGATTCTCCCCAAGTTTCAGGCAAGGCTGAAGAAGTTGCTTCACCTCCATTAACACCCATTTCCCTGTCAAAACGTTAA